atgctttgttccggttctttattaaaaggaggccttaatatcccttagtttccaataggaccccgctgccacgggagggtaggacaaaagatgtcatgcaagttcttttccataagcacgtatgactatttacggaatacatgcctgcattatattgatgaactggagctagttctgtgtcaccctatgttatgactgttacatgatgaaccacatccggcataattatccatcattgatccggtgcctacgagttttccatatactggtttatgcttatttacttttccgttgctactgttacaatcactacaaaaataccaaaaacattaattttgctgtctttactttgttatgttatcaccactatcatattacttttctactaaacattttgctgcagatactaagtttccaggtgtggttgaattgacaactcagctgctaatacttgagaatattttttggctccccttgtgtcgaatcaataaatttgggttgaatactctaccctcgaaaactattgcgatcccctatacttgtgggttatcatacgaGAGACGCTGGATCTAGCTAGGCGCAAGTGTGACACAAGAAGTTTTACGAGTTTGCCCCCCTATCCGAagaggtaacaaccctacgtctcgagcTCTGTGCTTTTCTTTCTCGGTGTCTGATGGGGATTGCAATGAGATGCGAACCCCTGTCTATGAGCTTGAGAGCggtttatatagagtgcgccaaacATTTATCCTATGCCGTTAGAGGGGATTAAAGTGTTACATTGATTAAACCCGCTACAAATGGTAACTGATGGAGTTAATACTAATACGTATGTTCCACTATCATTTTGACGCCTCATATATCTCTGTTGTGGCTGTTTAGCTTCATTTATCTCGAGTAGTTTACATATCCGATTAACTTCGTCTGTCCGAGTACCTCAAGTTCTAGTTCGTTCGAATAACAAGAACCCCGACCCCGTCCGAGTGACCTCCTAGAAGGTTGACGATTGATGTAAGCATATCTCATATATGGAGCCTATGGTTTCACCTACTATTCATATACTTTGAACTCATCCTCTTTCgacgccttggccccacggccgacacGGTAAAAGTCTGCGTCGGCCTGCCAAACTATGCCTCCACACTGTCTCATGCTACAATTAAACCGTTTGTCGAATCATACAAATCAGTCTTCCTAGAGGCTTGTATTCCATTCGATTCAAATTTTTTGTATTCAATTCGATTCAATTCAAATGAGAGAGCAAAACATTTTATGGCACGAATTCCACAACAAATAGCCACTCTTGAGAGTTGAGATTGAGCAGACCAGGTGGTCGGCGTGTTGAGGACGGCCGCGCTCTCATTGACTCTACTAGTACTACTGCAGTAAACCACCGCGAGCTAGGTTTCCGAATCGCTCTGCTCCCAATGTCCGCCGCCACCTGAGACCTGATCCGAGCATTGCCTGCGCCGCCGACGCGAGCCTgtgtgccggctccgcctgagtCCACGGATCACCATGGGAGGCCGCCGTCCTTGATTCGTCGCCTCCCGTCACCGCTCGAGTCCTCGATCTCCACCGGTGCCGCCGCTCGATTCCTCACCTCCGCCAACTGCCGCCGCCGCTCGAGTCCACGGGAGACGAACAGGCGGCTGGCACACGGCTGAGACGGGCCACCGCCGCTCAATTAACCcggtggggggaggggggtggcgCAGCTTCTCCCCATCGCGGCGGCCGGCGTCGCTGTTTCTCCACCTTCCGAGGCAGAGCACCGAACCGAGGGTTCGAGGTATGTCCATTCTTCTGCTAGCTCCTGTCCTTCATTGTCGATGCTAAACACATTTCCCAACGGCCAGCAAAGACGCAATCTTGTGGAGGGCTGGCTCTTGGTCCAAATCTCCAATTTCTGGTTCTTTCCGGGGTCAGACAGGGGGCGAGTTTGCTGCAGAGATTTGAAGCGGCATTCTGAGTTGGACTATTTTTCTCTTTCTTGGTTATTCTTCAAAGGTTGGCATTTGATTAGACCAAGGGGACGCTCGTATTTCAGGATTTGAGGTGGAATCGCGAGTGAGAGATTGAGCAGCTGTGCTGTGCTTGATTCTGAAGTTGTTTCGGCGGGGCTGAAAAGGCTTTTATTCTGCTGTGCTGCTGCAAAGACCGATCTGGGCCATTGGGAAAGTTCCCGGTGTTTCGAGCCTGAAAGAGGGCCATGGCGTCAACATCAGATATCGAGACGACAAACCCCGGGAGCATGTGGGAGCTCGATCAGGATCTTGATGTGCCCATGGATGAGGAGGCTAGCAGGCTCAAGAACATGTACATAGAAAAGGTCTGTAAGTACATTTGGATATTGCTACTTGCGTGCTGAATTTAATATTATATTTCTGTGAACTCTGCTTTCGTGAGTACAGAGCATCTCATATGTCTTTTTGTGTCCATCTGATAAAGTTGAGTGCTTCTTTGGTAGTAGTATCAATGATAGTGTTGAATTGATAGTAACTGGCACTATTTTAATATAAAGAAGACCAGGGACCATATCTTACATGGTATAAACTGTGATTTCCTCTGTATCTCTGTCATGTTCTTGCCCTTTCTGAAACTAAAGTGACCCTTCCTTTTGTTTATGCAGAAGTTTTCATCAGTTTTGTTACTAAGGCTTGCATTTCAGAGCCTTGGTGTAGTCTTTGGCGACTTGGGTACATCGCCATTGTATGTTTTCTACAATATATTTCCGCATGGGGTCGACAATGACGAGGATGTTATTGGAGCTCTTTCATTGATCATTTACACCCTCACGCTCATTCCTCTGATGAAGTATGTCTTTGTTGTCTTACGGGCAAATGATAATGGTCAAGGTGAGATGTCACATTCTCCCAAGCTTACCCACATTTGCTATTTTTATGATTGTTCGGGTATTTGCGAGAATATGAGTGTAATTGTAGAAAGGATAGTTCTTAAACATTTGCACATGTAGTTAATTGGAGTTTAGCATGGGCAAATGCAAAGTTTCTGTAAATTTACCATTTTATTTGATGGGCAAAGGTAGAATCATATACTGTCACACAACAAAAATTATGGTAGAGTTTCTGAACGGGTTAAAGATTCAATGCAGTATAGCATGGGTGAATGCAAAGATTCTGCAATTTTATCAATTGATTAGGTTTGTATACTGGAATCTATTTACATGACAGCATTATGGTGATTAGATTTCTATCAACAAGGATTAAACATTGTACGCCACAATTATCGGTGCACAACACTTTACTAATCATGAAATCTTGAGAGGTGAAGCACAGAGcgcattttattttgtgctggggcAACAGTTTCTTAACTGTCTCCTTGGGTTTCTTAGTTTGTTCGCACAACTTTAAGCTAACAACTTTATTTTTATTTACAGGCGGCACTTTTGCTCTTTATTCTCTACTTTGCCGGCATGCAAAGGTCAGCACTATACCCAATCAACATAAGACTGATGAAGAACTAACGACATATAGCCGGCAAACTTATGAGGAGAATTCGCTTGCAGCAAAAGTGAAGAGATGGCTAAAGGGGCACGCATATAAAAAGAACTGTCTTCTTATTCTTGTTCTTATTGGTACCTGTACTGCCATTGGAGATGGGATCCTTACTCCTGCTATCTCAGGTATTTGGCGACATAGTTTTGCCCAAGTAATACAACTGGAACTTGGATCGTAACTTTTATGTTCATGTTCTGCAGTTCTCTCTGCAACTGGTGGAATACGAGTTCAGAATCCGAAGATGAGTACAGGTAAATCTGTTCTTTTATATGATTATCTTTGCGCAAGTGTTGTGTGGGCAATTCTGCTTAATTCTTTAAGTGGAGCTTGTATGGTCTATGGTGATACTATATAACAACATGAACTTGAGCGTAACGAGAGGAAGAAATCAGTGTCTGTCATATATCTAAAAAGATCCATAGGCAAACATTGCGAATTTCAGTAGCTAGACTGATCCAATCATTTTTATTGTGATCTAGCGAGGAACACGAGTCGTTGTTCTAGTATTGTTGTGAAATCGTTTGATATTTGTCTCTTCAATATATGACAGATGTGGTTGTAATCGTCGCGGTGACCATATTAATCGGATTATTCAGCATGCAGCACTATGGTACAGATAAAGTTGGGTGGCTCTTCGCACCTTTAGTGTTCCTTTGGTTTATTCTTATTGGGAGCGTCGGGGCATTCAACATACACAAGTATAACAGTTCAGTTCTAAAAGCATATAATCCAGTCTATATCTACCGGTTTCTCCGACGAGCGAAGTCTGAGATCTGGACCTCTCTTGGAGGAGTTATGCTTAGCATCACAGGTCATTAGCAATTCTCATATGCGTTCCATTGATTAATCATATTTTGGAGTGATCATGAGAAACAGGAGAATTACCTGTATCACCTTTCTTTTCAGGGACCGAAGCATTATTTGCTGATCTATGCCATTTCCCTGTTTTGGCTATTCAGGTAGTGAGAACCTTCATTAAATCAATTATGATCGATATATTGCTTTGATAAAGTAATAATGTCTATGTGCAGATTGCTTTCACGCTAGTGGTGTTCCCTTGCCTTCTCCTTGCGTACACTGGGCAGGCTGCTTATATTATTGTCCACAAGGATCATGTAGTTGATGCCTTCTATCGCTCCATTCCAGGTCCCCACACAAAAATTACCGTCTTATGTCAAGAAACAATATCAATGCATCATGTCCACGATATGCAGATTGACATAGTGCATATCCCAGCATTCTTTCTGTTTACTAGTGCTGTATGCACTATGATATACTCATAGTAAGATGATTGATCACTGCAGATACCATATATTGGCCAGCCTTCATCATTGCAACTCTTGCAGCAATAGTTGCAAGTCAAGCCACCATATCTGCTACCTACTCGATTATAAAGCAGGCTCTTGCGTTGGGTTGTTTTCCCCGTGTCAGTGTTGTGCACACTTCAAAAAAATTCCttgggcagatttacatccctgacaTTAATTGGGTACTTATGATTCTTTGCATTGCTGTGACTGCTGGATTTAAGAACCAAATCCAGATTGGAAATGCATACGGTGAGCTTTACTTTTCACAGCTTCTTTTGCATCTCTGAACATATAACTGAATAGGGAAAACTAAGGTTTGTTATTTCTCTTTTCAACGCTACCCAGTTCAGTTTGTAAGTTAATCAAGTTTTCACGTTGCTGTGAAACAGAGGATAGCTAGGGTATCTTTCATTTGACAGCTGTACAAACAGAATCAGCATTTTTTAACAGTATGCCAGAACTTTGTCGCACAATATGTCCAGTGCATTCGATTCTACAATAATAATTGAATAAAAGAAATAACTGAAGTGTGAACTGATAGCTGGAGAATCCTAACTGGACTTTCAATCACCATGGAATCATGGATTGTAATGCTCGAGTCAGGCTAGCCTATTTTTTTTTTACTATGTTTCCATTGCAAGCTTAATCTAAGCTAAATTAGGTTTCTATGTTTCTCTCTGTTAATGTGTTATATGCTTTGAACTTTTATTCTCCCCTCCGTTAGGTTGGTATGCCTGCCTGGTGTATCGTTTTGTCTCATTGACAAAGCCGGCCATGGCCCTATGGTCTATAAATTAGGTTTCCTTTTCTGAAAAGTGAAGTGGGCCAGCATCGACTAGTGAGCAGTAGCACTTAACCAAAACAAAAACTGATTTTTGTTAAGAACCTTCTGTAAATTGGCAACTAATTAGCTTCTAAAGGCAAGTGCAGCTGAACCTTTATAATGCACTCTGCATTCTGCAGATTACATCCTACTTATTTGCATGTCATGCTATCTGAACAGGCACAGCAGTTGTGATAGTTATGCTGGTAACAACGTTCCTCATGGTCCCAATAATGCTGCTAGTATGGAAGAGCCACTGGATCCTTGTTGTCACCTTTCTTGTGCTCTCGTTGATGGTGGAGTTCCCATACTTCATAGCCTGCATCAATAAGGTGGATGAAGGTAGTTGGGTCCCACTTGCCGTTGCAATCACCTTCTTTATCATCATGTACGTGTGGCATTTCTGCACCGTGAAGCAGTATGAGTTTGAGATGCACAGCAAGGTTTCCATGGCCTGGATTCTAGGACTCGGGCCGAGCCTCGGTCTTGTTAGGGTTCCTGGGATCGGCTTTGTGTACACCGAGTTGGCAAGTGGTGTTCCGCATATCTTCTCCCATTTCATCACTAACCTCCCTGCCATCCACTCCGTGGTCGTCTTTGTGTGTGTCAAGTACCTTCCGGTGTACACTGTCCCAGTTGAAGAACGGTTTGTCATGAAGAGGATCGGGCCAAAGAACTTTCACATGTTCCGCTGTGTCACGAGGTACGGGTACAAGGACATCCAAAAGAAGCACGACGACTTTGAGAAGATGCTTCTTGACAGGCTCCTGATCTTTGTCAGACTTGAGAGCATGATGGATGGCTATTCTGATTCCGAGGACTTCACGGTGTCGGAGCAAAAGGTCGAGAGATCCACCAACGCGTTGCTGATGAGCGAAAAGGCTGGAAGCAACACATTGTGCTCCGGGAGTGACCTGAGCTACTCATCATCACATGATTCCATTGTGCTGGCCAAGTCGCCGCTAACAGGAAACAACAGCCTAACAAGGTATTCCAGCCAAACATACGGTGACGAACTGGAGTTCCTCAACAGCTGTAAGGACGCGGGCGTCGTGCACATCCTCGGCAACACCATTGTGCGCGCGCGCAGGGATTCAGGGATCATCAAGAGGATTGTTGTGGATCACCTGTATGCCTTCCTCAGGAAGGTCTGTAGAGAACACAGCGTGATATTCAATGTCCCTCATGAAAGCCTTCTCAACGTAGGCCAGATCTACTATATCTGAActtctttttttttgttcttttggttCTGAACTTCTGATTCAGAGTGAGCAGTACTGTGTAATTGTGTAGGGCAGGTGAACATTGTAAATGGTCAGTTATCgagtgagcctcattcataatttTGTTCTTGTCAGAAAGCCTTAATTTTGCAGATGGTGTGCTCACAGTAATCTTTCCCTGCAAATGGGAGAAggaaaataataatgcatgtttacCATAAGATTGGTAAAAGGTGTTGCCTGACAGGATAACACACACTGCTGCTTGATATACATCATGCAAATGCCTTTTTTGGTAAGAAATCTGATTTTTTTTTTGGCATGCAAGATGCTTGGGTGCGCAATGTTTGTGGAAATTTTGGCGGTGTTCGAACAATCGAGGAGCTTAtggcaaaaacaagaaaaaacagctCTCAACAGTGCATTTTATCAAAGTTTCTTAGAGACCCGGAATTTGTTTTTTTGCCGAGAGCTCCTAGAATTTTCTAACATTATGAAAATTTGCATTCACCTTGCGTACCCGAGCATCGGGCACGCCAAAATTTCAGTatcttttttttttgatttttttgctatttttttacaATTTTACTATTGATGCATGGGGAGTATGCGAGCCCGAGCTCCAAATCGCTGCTCTCATTTGCTGAAAAATGccgtttggaggccgagctccatgcagCTCGGTATCCTGGTCGTCAGTAATCGAATCAAGCTGCTGCAGAGACGCATTTATGTCATTTATTCGAGCTCACAGCTGTAACGCCCACACCGTATTCTGTATTTCCCTACAGTAGCATCCATGTCGCTGATAGGCTGTTCAGATGTGCGATCCATTCACCCATCATGTCCATCCAGTGCTAGCATCACTGACTCATATAGATGAACATGGGCACGCTGACAGGCTGTCAAGGACGAATCACCATCTGTGCTGAATTTCTTCAGCTTGACCACAACACACGAGCATATATAACGGAATTCATCAGGGGAATTAACAATGTTTTTGACCATACCCACACAAGAATGCATAGTATTAGACAAGCACAAACACCATTTTTTTTATGTCT
The sequence above is a segment of the Triticum dicoccoides isolate Atlit2015 ecotype Zavitan chromosome 1A, WEW_v2.0, whole genome shotgun sequence genome. Coding sequences within it:
- the LOC119361591 gene encoding putative potassium transporter 12 isoform X1, with protein sequence MASTSDIETTNPGSMWELDQDLDVPMDEEASRLKNMYIEKKFSSVLLLRLAFQSLGVVFGDLGTSPLYVFYNIFPHGVDNDEDVIGALSLIIYTLTLIPLMKYVFVVLRANDNGQGGTFALYSLLCRHAKVSTIPNQHKTDEELTTYSRQTYEENSLAAKVKRWLKGHAYKKNCLLILVLIGTCTAIGDGILTPAISVLSATGGIRVQNPKMSTDVVVIVAVTILIGLFSMQHYGTDKVGWLFAPLVFLWFILIGSVGAFNIHKYNSSVLKAYNPVYIYRFLRRAKSEIWTSLGGVMLSITGTEALFADLCHFPVLAIQIAFTLVVFPCLLLAYTGQAAYIIVHKDHVVDAFYRSIPDTIYWPAFIIATLAAIVASQATISATYSIIKQALALGCFPRVSVVHTSKKFLGQIYIPDINWVLMILCIAVTAGFKNQIQIGNAYGTAVVIVMLVTTFLMVPIMLLVWKSHWILVVTFLVLSLMVEFPYFIACINKVDEGSWVPLAVAITFFIIMYVWHFCTVKQYEFEMHSKVSMAWILGLGPSLGLVRVPGIGFVYTELASGVPHIFSHFITNLPAIHSVVVFVCVKYLPVYTVPVEERFVMKRIGPKNFHMFRCVTRYGYKDIQKKHDDFEKMLLDRLLIFVRLESMMDGYSDSEDFTVSEQKVERSTNALLMSEKAGSNTLCSGSDLSYSSSHDSIVLAKSPLTGNNSLTRYSSQTYGDELEFLNSCKDAGVVHILGNTIVRARRDSGIIKRIVVDHLYAFLRKVCREHSVIFNVPHESLLNVGQIYYI
- the LOC119361591 gene encoding putative potassium transporter 12 isoform X2, whose amino-acid sequence is MSTDVVVIVAVTILIGLFSMQHYGTDKVGWLFAPLVFLWFILIGSVGAFNIHKYNSSVLKAYNPVYIYRFLRRAKSEIWTSLGGVMLSITGTEALFADLCHFPVLAIQIAFTLVVFPCLLLAYTGQAAYIIVHKDHVVDAFYRSIPDTIYWPAFIIATLAAIVASQATISATYSIIKQALALGCFPRVSVVHTSKKFLGQIYIPDINWVLMILCIAVTAGFKNQIQIGNAYGTAVVIVMLVTTFLMVPIMLLVWKSHWILVVTFLVLSLMVEFPYFIACINKVDEGSWVPLAVAITFFIIMYVWHFCTVKQYEFEMHSKVSMAWILGLGPSLGLVRVPGIGFVYTELASGVPHIFSHFITNLPAIHSVVVFVCVKYLPVYTVPVEERFVMKRIGPKNFHMFRCVTRYGYKDIQKKHDDFEKMLLDRLLIFVRLESMMDGYSDSEDFTVSEQKVERSTNALLMSEKAGSNTLCSGSDLSYSSSHDSIVLAKSPLTGNNSLTRYSSQTYGDELEFLNSCKDAGVVHILGNTIVRARRDSGIIKRIVVDHLYAFLRKVCREHSVIFNVPHESLLNVGQIYYI